The segment GGCTTGATACCGATTTCCCCCCATCACTCTCGGAGTCCATTATGGACCTGTTTGCGAATTTACTGAATGGCATATCCAATGTGCTGTCGCCCACAACGCTGATGTTCCTCGTCATGGGCGTTCTCGTGGGAATGCTCGTCGGGGTGATCCCCGGGCTCGGGCCGTCGGCGGGGTTGGCGATCCTGCTGCCGTTGACGTTCGGCCTCGACCCGATGCACGCGATCATCCTGCTGGCCGCGGTGTACTACGGCGCCTTCTACGGCAGCACCATCACCTCCGTCCTGATCAACACCCCGGGTGACGCGGCCAGTGTCCCGGCGGCGTTGGAGGGATATCCGATGGCGCGGCGGGGAAGGGCCGCGCCGGCGCTCATCATCGCGACGATCGCGTCGTTCGTCGCCGGAACCGTCGCGGCCATCCTGCTGACCCTGGCGGCACCCGCGGCGGCGGCCGTCACGTCCAGCTTCGGGCCGCCAGAGCTGTTCCTGCTGGTCATCCTCGGCCTGTTGACACTCATCGTGTTGGTGGGAAAGAACTGGGTGCGGGGCGCGCTGTCCGTCATCCTGGGCTTCGCGATCGGCACGGTCGGTATCGACATCGGGGGCGGCGCGCAGCGCTACACCTTCGGCTCGACGGAGCTCATCAACGGGATTCCGTTCATCCCCGTCGCCATCGGCCTGTTCGGACTCGGTGAGATCCTGTGGAGCCTCTACAACGGCGTCCACCGAAAGAAGCAGGAGCGAGTCGAGTTCAACCTGCGATCCAACTTCTGGCCCAACCGTAAGGAGTGGCGTGAGGCGCGTGGGCCCATTGGCCGGGGGTCCCCGATGGGCTTCCTGCTAGGCGTGGTTCCGGGCGCGGGGGCGACAGTCGCCTCGCTCATCTCCTACAGCGTGGAGAAGAGCCTGTCCAAGACGCCCGAGAAGTTCAACAAGGAGGGTGCGGTCGCGGGCATCGCCGGTCCGGAGTCGGCGAACAACGCCGCCGCCACCGGAGCCATGGTTCCACTGCTCACGATGGGAATCCCGGGTTCGGCCTCGACCGCGGTGCTACTGGGCGGGTTCTTGATGTGGGGGCTCCAGCCGGGGCCCTTGCTGATGGAGCAGAACCCGGACTTCGCGTGGGGTCTGATCGCGAGCATGTACCTGGGCAACGTGGTGCTGCTGGCGGTCAACATCTTCTGTATCCCGATGTTCGCCTCGGTCACCCGGATCTCGCTGCCGACCCTCGCGCCGCTGATCGTCGTTCTTTGTGCCTTCGGGGCGTTCACCGTCAACGGGAGCGTCATCGAGGTCGGCATCATGTTCGCCTGCGGTTTCGTCGGGTTCTTCATGCGGATGTACGGGCTCTCACCCGCGGCCCTGGTGATCGCGTTGGTGCTGGGGCCGCTCGCGGAGGAGACCTTGCGCCAGACGATGATCATCTCCGGTGGCAATTTCGACATCTTCCTGGTTCGCACGCCGTCGCTCATCCTGCTAGCGGTGGGGGTCGGCCTGTGTCTGCTTCCGGTCGCCACGCCCTGGGTCAAACGGGTCGCCGCCCGTGCGCTCGAGCGGAAGAATCGGGGGGAGGAGTCGACGCCGAGCGCCCAGTCGTGACCAGCCGATCCCCGCGAGTGGAGGAGCCCATCGATGCGCCAGCAGCGTTACGCCGTGGTCGGTGGCGGCATCCTCGGTACGGCAGTCGCCCGACGGCTCCTCGAGGAACGCCCCGCGATCCGGCTGAGTCTTCTCGAGAAGGAGGACGACGTCGGGACGCACCAGACGGGGCACAACAGTGGCGTGGTTCACGCCGGTCTGTACTACCAGCCCGGATCGTTGAAGGCGCGGTTGTGCCGACGGGGTGTGGGTCTGCTGCGGGCGTTCTGCCGGGTGCGAGGTGATGGGGATCCAGCGGCGGGACGGGGAGGTCGTCCTCGACGCCGCGGATGGCCTCACCGAGGCCTTCGACCGGGTGATCGTGTGTGGCGGGCTGCACAGTGACCGGCTGGCGCGGCTGGCCGGCGCCGCGGAGGATCCCGTCATCGTCCCGTTCCGCGGTGAGTTCTACGCGCTGCGTGAGCAGCGCCGGTCCCTGGTCAACGGCCTGGTCTATCCAGTCCCCGACCCCCGGTACCCGTTCCTGGGCATCCACCTCACGCCACGCGTCGACGGCGAGGTACTCGTCGGACCGAACGCGGTCCTGGCCGGGGCGCGTGAGGGGTACCGCCGGAGACCTCAACGGACGGGACCTGCGTGAGGTCCTCGCGTCCTCCGGATTCCGGGCGTTGGCACGCCAGCACTGGCGGACCGGCGCCGCCGAGATGTTGGGTTCGTTCAGCCGGCGG is part of the Spiractinospora alimapuensis genome and harbors:
- a CDS encoding FAD-dependent oxidoreductase, with the protein product MGIQRRDGEVVLDAADGLTEAFDRVIVCGGLHSDRLARLAGAAEDPVIVPFRGEFYALREQRRSLVNGLVYPVPDPRYPFLGIHLTPRVDGEVLVGPNAVLAGAREGYRRRPQRTGPA
- a CDS encoding FAD-dependent oxidoreductase; this translates as MRQQRYAVVGGGILGTAVARRLLEERPAIRLSLLEKEDDVGTHQTGHNSGVVHAGLYYQPGSLKARLCRRGVGLLRAFCRVRGDGDPAAGRGGRPRRRGWPHRGLRPGDRVWRAAQ
- a CDS encoding tripartite tricarboxylate transporter permease produces the protein MLSPTTLMFLVMGVLVGMLVGVIPGLGPSAGLAILLPLTFGLDPMHAIILLAAVYYGAFYGSTITSVLINTPGDAASVPAALEGYPMARRGRAAPALIIATIASFVAGTVAAILLTLAAPAAAAVTSSFGPPELFLLVILGLLTLIVLVGKNWVRGALSVILGFAIGTVGIDIGGGAQRYTFGSTELINGIPFIPVAIGLFGLGEILWSLYNGVHRKKQERVEFNLRSNFWPNRKEWREARGPIGRGSPMGFLLGVVPGAGATVASLISYSVEKSLSKTPEKFNKEGAVAGIAGPESANNAAATGAMVPLLTMGIPGSASTAVLLGGFLMWGLQPGPLLMEQNPDFAWGLIASMYLGNVVLLAVNIFCIPMFASVTRISLPTLAPLIVVLCAFGAFTVNGSVIEVGIMFACGFVGFFMRMYGLSPAALVIALVLGPLAEETLRQTMIISGGNFDIFLVRTPSLILLAVGVGLCLLPVATPWVKRVAARALERKNRGEESTPSAQS